The genomic window CGCCGTGATCGTAGAAAATTTCCGAACAGGGGCCGCAAGGGCCGGTGTCGGCCATCATCCAGAAGTTGTCAGACTTGTAGCGGCCACCCTTGTTGTCGCCAATGCGGATGATGCGCCCCTCAAGCTTCACGCGCTCTGGCGTCCAGCCGGCCTTCACGAAAATGTCTTCCCAAATGGCGTGGGCCTCGTCGTCTTCCTGATAGACGGTGGCGTACAGCTTGTCGGCAGGCAGCTTGTAAACCTGCGTCAGCAGCTCCCACGCCCACTGCAGCGATTCACGCTTAAAGTAGTCGCCAAAGCTCCAGTTGCCCAGCATCTCGAAGAAGGTGTGGTGGCGGGCGGTATAGCCCACGTTCTCCAGATCGTTGTGTTTGCCGCCGGCGCGCAGGCAGGCCTGCACTGAGGCCGCACGCACGTAACTGCGCTTGTCAGAGCCCAAAAACACATCCTTGAACTGCACCATGCCCGAGTTGGTGAACATCAGGGTGGGGTCGTTACCCGGTACCAGCGGGCTGGACGCCACGACGGTGTGCCCCTTGGAGGCAAAGAAATCGAGGAAGGTTTTGCGAATGTCGGCAACACTCATTACGGGCTGGGTCATGACGGAATTTCTTCGAGTGGTGGATCAATAGAACTCATTATTATCGCCGCCCGGGCCAACGAACTGACCGCCACTAAGGTGTTATCGGGTTAGGGGGCAAATTGCCACGAACAACGCCTTTGAGTGCCACGAGCCCTTAGGCGACGATGCAATCGCGAGCTAACATGAATAGGTACCGCAGGACCACGCACAAAGACCCACTTTGCGCTGCCCGTTTTACTGCCTGTGGCCTAACGTGCCCCAATAAAACTTTATGCAACTCACACCCGAGAACACCCTGCCAGCCGATGCTGACCACGCCACCTTGCTGGGCCGCATCTGGCGGCCCGAGCTGCAAGGCCCCAGCGTCGTGACGGTGCGCGACGGCATGGTGATCGACATCAGCGCCAGCTACCCCACGGCACGTGATGTGTGCGAAACCGCCGATCCGGCCCGCGCCTTACGTGCGGCCCTAGGGGAAAAGGTATGCAGTGTGCAGAGCCTGCTGGCCAATAGCAGCGCCGCCAACCGCGACACCGCATTGCCCTGGCTGCTGGCGCCCTGTGATTTGCAAGCCATCAAGGCAGCCGGAGTAACGTTTGCCACCTCCATGTTAGAGCGGGTGATTGAGGAAAAAGCCCGGGGCAACCCGGCTGCAGCAAGCGCCATCCGCACCGAAATCCAGTCGCTGATCGGCGACGACCTGTCCCAACTCAAACCGGGTTCCGAGCAGGCGATGGCGCTCAAACAAGTGCTGATTGCTCAAGGAGCCTGGAGCCAGTACCTTGAAGTCGGCATCGGTCCTGATGCGGAGATTTTTACGAAAGCACCGGTGCTGGCCGCTGTGGGCTGCGGGGACGATGCGGGTTTGCACCCGGCTTCTCAATGGAACAACCCCGAACCCGAAGTCGTACTCACGATTAACTCGCGCGGCGAAGTCGTGGGCGCCACACTGGGCAACGACGTGAACCTGCGTGATGTGGAGGGCCGCTCAGCGCTCTTGCTCGGCAAAGCCAAGGACAACAATGCTTCGGCTTCGGTAGGGCCCTTCATTCGCTTGTTTGACGAAGAATTCACCATCAACGACGTGCGCAGCGCTGAACTGACATTGCGTGTGGAAGGCGCTGACGGTTTCGTGATGGATGGTTACTCGTCCATGGCCCGTATCAGCCGAGACCCGCTGGACCTTGCTGCACAAATGATAGGCCCCCACCACCAATACCCGGACGGCGCGATGCTGTTTTTAGGAACCTTGTTTGCGCCCGTCAAAGATAGAGATGCGCCGGGCAGCGGCTTCACCCACAAGCTGGACGATGTGGTCACCATCCACAGCACCAAACTGGGCACTCTGCGCAACCGCATGCGGCACTGTGACCAGTGTCCGCCCTGGACATTCAGCGCATCCCACCTGATGCGCAACCTCGCACAGCGCGGCTTGCTGTAAGCGCCGCGCGCCTCAGGCGTGCTCGGCGCTTTGCCCCACCAGAATGCGCTGGTCCAGAAAGCGCCACAAACGCTCGTCCGCGCAAAACGCCACATTGAAGCGAAGCCAGCCGGTGGGCCGGGGCTCCACCAAGAACAACTGGCCGGGCCCTAACATGATGCCCTCTTGGGTCGCAGACTGCGACAGCACGGCGCTGTCCGCGATGTCGGGGTGGCGTGCCCACAGGTACATGCCGGCCTCGGGCTCATGGAATATCTCAAAGCCCAGGCCCAGCAGCCGGCGGCTCACCTGGCGATGCGCTTCACCCAAGCGGTCCCGCAGCGACTTCAGGTGCTTGCGCCAACGGCCATCGGTAATCGCGCCAAAGGTGATGCGTTCGGCGATGTCGGAAGACGTCAGCCCTGCAATCATCTTGAGCTGCACAAACTGGGCCGACAAATCCGGCCGGGCCAGCAGGTAGCCCACGCGCAGGTTCGGTGAAATGGTTTTGGAATAGCTGCCCACGTACACCACCCGGCGCAGCTGGTCCAAACTGGCCAGTGTGGTGCGCGAGGTGGCATCCATGTCGGCATAGATGTCGTTTTCGACCAGCACGAAATCGTGCATCTCGGCCAGTTGCAACAGGCGGTGCAGCTGGGCAACTGAAGCCACCGAGCAGGTGGGGCTCTGCAAACGCGGCTGTGTGAAAAAAGCCTTGGGCTTGCGCGTGGTCAGGATGGACTCCAGCGCGGCGAGATCGTAACCCGTGCCGGTACGCGGAACCCCCACTACATCCACGCCCCAGACACGCAGCATGAACAAAAGATTGGGGTAACCGGGGTCATCCACCAACACGGTGTCACCGGGCTTGAGCAGGCAGCGCGCCACCAGATCCAGCCCCTGGCTGGAGCCATGCGTCAGCAGCACCTGGCCGGCGTCTGCCGAGATTTGGTGTTCGGCCAACGACTCCGCAATGATCATGCGCAAGGCCATGTGACCGTAAGGCAAGCCATAACCATCCATTTCGGAGCCGTCGCTGGAGAGCTGGCGCATGCTGCGGCGCACCGCGTCGCCAAACAACCAGTCGTGCGGCAACCAGCCGCAACCAGGTTTGAGGGGCAGGTTGCGGTTCTCGAAAATCTGCTTGAGGTACCAGCTTGCATCAAAACGGGGCGTTTCTGCCTCGCGAGCCGGTACACCGATGCTGCCGCCCTCTTCCCGGCGCTTCACAAAAAAGCCGGAGTGCGCGCGCGAAACCAGCCACCCTTGGGCGACCAAACGGTCATAGGCCTCGACCACCGTGAACACACTGACGTTGTGGGTGACCGCGAATGCGCGAATAGAGGGAAGCTTGCTCCCGGGCTTCAGCACTTGGCCCGCAATCAGCCCGCGCAGTCCGTCCACGATCTGGCTGACCAGGGGGGTTGCGATGTCGGGGCTGAGTGTAAGCATGGCGCGATCGTAAGGCAGGCGAGAGGTGCAGCAAAAGTGCACCAATCTAGGGAAACTCTGTACAGGATTTTAGACCTGCACAGTGTCTCGAAACTTTCATCATTGTGTACATGGTTGTTTGTGTGAACGGTTCCTATAGTTCTGCCACCCGTTCAACTACACCGGACCCCATTTATGCAAGCTGATCGCCAAGTTCTCAATGCCGCCCTTTATGCCCGCCGTCAATCTGCCGTTGCACGCGGTGTCGGTCAGGCCCACGAGATTTTCATCAAGAACGCCCGCAACTCCGAGTTCTGGGATGTGGAAGGCCGCCGCTTCATCGACTTCGCCGGTGGTATTGCGGTGCTGAACACCGGCCACCTGCACCCCCAGGTGATTGAGGCCGTCAAGGCCCAGCTCGACTTGTACACCCACACCTGCTTTCAGGTGATTGCCTACGAACCCTACGTCGAAGTGTGCGAGCGCTTGAACGCCATGGCGCCCGGCAACTTTGCCAAGAAGAGCCTGCTGCTGACCACCGGCGCCGAGGCCGTAGAAAACGCCATCAAGATTGCCCGCGCTTACACCAAACGCCCCGGCGTGATCGCCTTCACCGGCGGCTACCACGGCCGCACCAACTTCACGCTGGGTCTGACCGGCAAAGTGGCGCCCTACAAGCTGGGCTTCGGCCCCTTCCCCGGCGAAGTGTTCCACGCCCTGTTCCCCAATGAACTGCATGGCGTGAGCGTGGCGGATGCCCTGCACTCGGTGGAGCTGATCTTCAAGAACGACATCGAGGCAGAACGTGTGGCTGCCTTCATCGTCGAACCCGTGCAAGGCGAAGGCGGCTTCTACGTGGCGCCTCCCGAGTTCATCTCCGGCCTCAAGGCGCTCGCTGACAAGTACGGCATTTTGTTGATTGCCGACGAAGTGCAAACCGGCGCCGGCCGCACCGGCACCTGGTTTGCCTGCGAGCAGTGGCCTGTGGCTCCTGATTTGATTACCACTGCCAAATCGTTGGCGGGTGGATTCCCCTTGTCCGGCGTGGTTGGCCGTGCAGATGTAATCGATGCACCCGCCGCAGGCGGCTTGGGCGGCACCTATGCCGGCAGTCCGGTGGCTTGCGCCGCGGCACTGGCCGTGATGAAGGCCTTTGAAGAAGAAAAACTCCTGCAGCGCAGCCAAGACATGGGCGCTTTCCTGGTCGAAAAGCTCAAGGCCATTGCCACCAAGGTACCAGCCATCGGTGATGTGCGTGGCATGGGCGCCATGGTCGCCATCGAGTTGTTTGAAGGTGGCGATGTGCACCGTCCTGACGCGGTGTTGACCAAGAAGGTGGTCACAGAGGCTGCACGCCGCGGGCTGATCCTCCTGTCTTGCGGTACCTACGGCAACGTCATCCGCATCCTGGTGCCCTTGACCGCTCCCGACGCGCTGCTCGAAGAAGGCTTGGCCATTCTGGCTGACAGCTTTGCTGCCGTGGCCTGATCGCCTTTTTTGAATCTGCTTCTCGAAGAACACATGTCCTCTACTGAACCCTTGGTGCGCTTTAGCGGCGTACAAAAAACGTACGACGGCGAACAGCTGGTGGTGCGGGAGCTGAACCTCGATATCCAGCGCGGTGAATTCCTGAGCCTGCTCGGACCCTCGGGCTCCGGCAAAACCACCACTCTGATGATGCTGGCCGGGTTCGAGTCCCCCACAGCAGGCGACATCCTGCTCGACGGCAAGCAGATCACCCGCACCCCGCCGCACAAGCGTAACTTCGGCATGGTGTTCCAGAACTACGCGTTGTTCCCCCACATGACGGTGGCACAAAACGTGGCCTACCCGCTCACCGTGCGCAAGGTCCCCAAAGACGAGCAAGAAAAGCGCGTGCAAAAGGCCTTGGACATGGTGCGCCTGACCGGCATGGGCGAGCGCCTGCCCACCCGCCTCTCGGGCGGCCAGCAGCAACGCGTGGCACTCGCCCGCGCGCTGGTGTTCGAGCCCCAACTGGTGCTGATGGACGAACCCCTGGGCGCCCTTGACAAACAGTTGCGGGAACACATGCAACTCGAACTCAAAGAGTTGCACCGCCAGCTGGGTGTGACCTTCGTGTACGTGACCCACGACCAAGGCGAAGCCTTGACCATGAGCGACCGTGTGGCGGTGTTCAACGAAGGCGTGATCCAGCAACTGGCCGATGCCCAAAGCCTCTACGAGGCCCCCAGCAACCGTTTTGTGGCCGGCTTTGTGGGCGACAGCACAGTGCTGCGCGGCACATTGGGTGGTAATGCTGATGCACCATGCATTGAGCTCGGCCAAGGCCAAAAGCTGGCGGGCATCAATGTCAACAACGCAGCCACCGGCGCCATGGTCGAGGCCTGTGTGCGACCCGAGCGGATTGCGCTGCATTTACAGGCGCAGGCCGGGCTGAACACGGTAGCCGCCCAAGTGGCCGG from Rhodoferax potami includes these protein-coding regions:
- a CDS encoding PLP-dependent aminotransferase family protein codes for the protein MLTLSPDIATPLVSQIVDGLRGLIAGQVLKPGSKLPSIRAFAVTHNVSVFTVVEAYDRLVAQGWLVSRAHSGFFVKRREEGGSIGVPAREAETPRFDASWYLKQIFENRNLPLKPGCGWLPHDWLFGDAVRRSMRQLSSDGSEMDGYGLPYGHMALRMIIAESLAEHQISADAGQVLLTHGSSQGLDLVARCLLKPGDTVLVDDPGYPNLLFMLRVWGVDVVGVPRTGTGYDLAALESILTTRKPKAFFTQPRLQSPTCSVASVAQLHRLLQLAEMHDFVLVENDIYADMDATSRTTLASLDQLRRVVYVGSYSKTISPNLRVGYLLARPDLSAQFVQLKMIAGLTSSDIAERITFGAITDGRWRKHLKSLRDRLGEAHRQVSRRLLGLGFEIFHEPEAGMYLWARHPDIADSAVLSQSATQEGIMLGPGQLFLVEPRPTGWLRFNVAFCADERLWRFLDQRILVGQSAEHA
- a CDS encoding fumarylacetoacetate hydrolase family protein encodes the protein MQLTPENTLPADADHATLLGRIWRPELQGPSVVTVRDGMVIDISASYPTARDVCETADPARALRAALGEKVCSVQSLLANSSAANRDTALPWLLAPCDLQAIKAAGVTFATSMLERVIEEKARGNPAAASAIRTEIQSLIGDDLSQLKPGSEQAMALKQVLIAQGAWSQYLEVGIGPDAEIFTKAPVLAAVGCGDDAGLHPASQWNNPEPEVVLTINSRGEVVGATLGNDVNLRDVEGRSALLLGKAKDNNASASVGPFIRLFDEEFTINDVRSAELTLRVEGADGFVMDGYSSMARISRDPLDLAAQMIGPHHQYPDGAMLFLGTLFAPVKDRDAPGSGFTHKLDDVVTIHSTKLGTLRNRMRHCDQCPPWTFSASHLMRNLAQRGLL
- the gabT gene encoding 4-aminobutyrate--2-oxoglutarate transaminase, translated to MQADRQVLNAALYARRQSAVARGVGQAHEIFIKNARNSEFWDVEGRRFIDFAGGIAVLNTGHLHPQVIEAVKAQLDLYTHTCFQVIAYEPYVEVCERLNAMAPGNFAKKSLLLTTGAEAVENAIKIARAYTKRPGVIAFTGGYHGRTNFTLGLTGKVAPYKLGFGPFPGEVFHALFPNELHGVSVADALHSVELIFKNDIEAERVAAFIVEPVQGEGGFYVAPPEFISGLKALADKYGILLIADEVQTGAGRTGTWFACEQWPVAPDLITTAKSLAGGFPLSGVVGRADVIDAPAAGGLGGTYAGSPVACAAALAVMKAFEEEKLLQRSQDMGAFLVEKLKAIATKVPAIGDVRGMGAMVAIELFEGGDVHRPDAVLTKKVVTEAARRGLILLSCGTYGNVIRILVPLTAPDALLEEGLAILADSFAAVA
- a CDS encoding ABC transporter ATP-binding protein codes for the protein MSSTEPLVRFSGVQKTYDGEQLVVRELNLDIQRGEFLSLLGPSGSGKTTTLMMLAGFESPTAGDILLDGKQITRTPPHKRNFGMVFQNYALFPHMTVAQNVAYPLTVRKVPKDEQEKRVQKALDMVRLTGMGERLPTRLSGGQQQRVALARALVFEPQLVLMDEPLGALDKQLREHMQLELKELHRQLGVTFVYVTHDQGEALTMSDRVAVFNEGVIQQLADAQSLYEAPSNRFVAGFVGDSTVLRGTLGGNADAPCIELGQGQKLAGINVNNAATGAMVEACVRPERIALHLQAQAGLNTVAAQVAGIVYYGDHVRLQCALGAGQAQATVKLPLTHACALTPPAMGSTVHLEFPTPFTRIYAL